The proteins below come from a single Chryseobacterium capnotolerans genomic window:
- a CDS encoding cupin domain-containing protein produces the protein MNHRELEKSKVYITSQIVDYIPNSVVSKNILEKLTGNISILSFDDKEGLSEKISPFDTVAQIIEGKAEIIIDGASYFMEEGECIIIPAQKSHSIKGNKRFKMIVTIIKSGYE, from the coding sequence ATGAATCATAGAGAACTTGAAAAATCGAAAGTATATATTACAAGCCAGATTGTAGATTACATCCCAAATTCTGTAGTGAGTAAAAATATACTGGAAAAACTGACCGGTAATATCAGTATTTTATCTTTTGATGACAAAGAAGGGTTATCTGAAAAGATTTCTCCTTTTGATACTGTTGCACAGATTATTGAAGGTAAAGCTGAAATCATTATAGACGGAGCGTCTTATTTTATGGAAGAGGGTGAATGCATTATCATTCCTGCCCAAAAATCTCATTCTATAAAAGGAAATAAGCGCTTTAAGATGATCGTAACGATAATAAAAAGCGGCTATGAATAA
- a CDS encoding beta-1,6-N-acetylglucosaminyltransferase → MQTSFPITHPHSQTSDLHSAPQVTIAYFIIIHHRPDAFKEMFQKIYTRDQFYLIHIDRKAKAEFTEEIQLYLIHFPNVYILESMNIVSGGFSMIQAELNAMEYLLNVSHDWDYFINLSGEDSPLKSQNIIRQFLTVNNGRNYLFYYDQKFYRPDTLQRIQNHFTELTHKISSFIYKREFMKGVIPYIGGKWFILTRETCVFMTNNKRVMDFEDYYLHTLLPAESFFQTVFMNTDFSDIIINDDKRAIIEKAFFNKDLYAEDLIASLKSGNQLFIRKINNKTNESILNYIRESYLLPLPEIDEIERELKRGDSQNN, encoded by the coding sequence ATGCAAACTTCATTTCCCATAACTCACCCCCATTCCCAAACTTCAGATCTGCACTCAGCCCCGCAGGTTACGATTGCTTACTTTATTATCATCCATCATAGACCTGATGCATTTAAAGAGATGTTTCAGAAGATTTATACAAGAGATCAATTTTATCTTATTCACATTGACCGGAAAGCAAAAGCAGAATTTACAGAAGAAATACAATTATATTTAATACACTTTCCCAATGTGTATATTTTGGAAAGCATGAATATTGTATCCGGAGGATTTAGTATGATCCAGGCTGAACTTAATGCGATGGAATATCTTTTGAATGTAAGCCATGACTGGGATTATTTTATTAACCTGAGTGGTGAAGACTCCCCACTAAAATCACAAAACATTATCCGTCAATTCCTTACCGTTAATAACGGAAGAAATTATCTTTTTTATTATGATCAGAAATTTTACAGGCCTGATACACTTCAAAGGATACAAAATCATTTTACAGAGCTGACCCATAAAATATCTTCATTTATTTATAAAAGAGAATTTATGAAAGGTGTTATACCCTATATTGGTGGAAAATGGTTTATTCTAACAAGAGAAACATGTGTCTTTATGACCAACAACAAACGGGTAATGGATTTTGAAGACTATTACCTGCATACTCTTTTACCAGCTGAATCATTTTTCCAGACCGTTTTTATGAATACGGACTTTAGTGATATTATTATCAACGATGACAAAAGAGCAATAATTGAAAAAGCTTTTTTTAACAAAGATCTATATGCTGAAGATTTAATAGCATCTCTCAAATCTGGTAACCAGCTTTTCATCAGAAAAATAAACAATAAAACAAATGAAAGTATATTAAATTATATTAGAGAAAGCTACCTTCTACCGCTACCAGAAATCGACGAAATTGAAAGGGAGCTCAAAAGAGGCGATTCACAAAATAATTGA
- a CDS encoding heme oxygenase yields the protein MKTIHLFRFNDSIFRKIPFFKEEHRLKTDVTEIDLMNIEIVTEYVVKTHDDFSFDNTSGNDLLSMCKKAQKTIEHYFVIRLDHYDFI from the coding sequence ATGAAAACAATACACCTCTTTCGGTTTAACGATTCTATTTTCCGTAAAATTCCTTTCTTCAAAGAAGAACATAGGTTGAAAACCGATGTAACGGAAATTGATTTAATGAATATTGAAATAGTAACCGAATATGTCGTAAAAACCCATGATGACTTTAGTTTTGACAATACATCAGGAAATGATCTTTTATCAATGTGCAAAAAAGCTCAAAAAACAATTGAACATTATTTTGTGATAAGACTGGATCACTATGATTTTATATGA
- a CDS encoding helix-turn-helix domain-containing protein, whose product MKLYIKYMVSLRCKMVVHQELEKLGIKNAVVDLGTVELLDDISSEQRQILKENLLKTGLEVLDDKKSILIEKIKNVVIEMIHYSDELPKENFSDYISEKLGYDYTYLANTFSEVKGMTLQHFIIINKVEKVKELLLYDELNLTEISYKLNYSSVAHLSNQFKKITGLSPSFYKQLKQRRLGNLEDL is encoded by the coding sequence ATGAAGTTGTATATAAAATATATGGTAAGTTTGCGCTGCAAAATGGTTGTCCATCAGGAATTGGAAAAACTGGGCATCAAAAATGCTGTCGTCGATTTGGGAACAGTAGAATTATTGGATGATATTAGCTCAGAACAAAGACAAATCCTTAAAGAAAATTTACTTAAAACAGGGCTTGAAGTATTAGATGATAAAAAAAGTATCCTGATAGAGAAAATAAAGAATGTAGTGATCGAAATGATTCATTATTCAGATGAGCTTCCAAAAGAAAATTTCTCAGATTATATAAGTGAAAAATTAGGATATGACTATACTTATCTTGCGAATACCTTTTCTGAAGTGAAAGGAATGACACTCCAGCATTTTATCATTATTAATAAAGTAGAAAAGGTAAAAGAACTGCTGTTGTATGATGAACTGAATCTTACAGAAATTTCTTATAAACTCAACTACAGCAGTGTGGCCCACCTTTCTAACCAGTTTAAAAAGATCACAGGGCTTTCTCCTTCATTTTATAAGCAGTTGAAACAAAGACGCCTTGGCAATCTGGAAGATTTATAA
- a CDS encoding DEAD/DEAH box helicase, translating to MSFKNLNLINPIIRAVTEAGYSKPTEIQYTAIPHILAGKDIIGCAQTGTGKTAAFAMPILQLLKKYTPDHKEIRTLILTPTRELAIQIEENFAVYSKYLPLSQLSIYGGVSAGGQLAALRKRVDILVATPGRLLDLVNQRHIDLSKIEIFVLDEADRMLDMGFINDVKKVLKLIPQKRQTLFFSATMPSGIRKFAETILNNPVEVTVTPVSSTAQTVKQSVYFVEKRDKTGLLIDLLQNENMRRSLVFTRTKHVANKLVQQLEGVGIFAAAIHGNKSQTARQNALDDFKSSKIKVLVATDIAARGIDIDDLPHVVNYELPNIPETYVHRIGRTGRAGTEGTAISFCDTEERLDLKNIQKLIGFTMPVRSFYK from the coding sequence ATGAGTTTCAAAAATTTAAATTTAATCAATCCCATTATCCGTGCTGTAACAGAAGCAGGGTATTCTAAGCCAACTGAAATACAGTATACAGCAATACCCCATATTCTTGCCGGAAAAGATATTATAGGATGTGCCCAGACAGGTACAGGAAAAACGGCAGCATTTGCAATGCCTATTCTTCAGCTTTTAAAAAAATATACCCCTGATCATAAAGAGATCAGAACATTAATACTTACGCCAACCCGGGAATTAGCAATACAGATTGAAGAGAATTTTGCTGTGTACAGCAAATATTTACCTTTATCACAGCTTTCTATTTATGGAGGCGTCTCAGCAGGTGGCCAGCTTGCGGCTCTTAGGAAAAGAGTAGATATTCTGGTGGCTACACCCGGCAGATTACTGGATTTGGTTAATCAAAGACATATTGATCTTTCTAAAATAGAAATATTTGTTTTGGATGAAGCAGACAGAATGCTTGATATGGGATTTATCAATGATGTCAAAAAAGTTTTAAAGCTGATTCCCCAGAAAAGGCAGACCTTATTTTTCTCTGCCACAATGCCTTCAGGTATAAGAAAATTTGCGGAAACAATTTTGAATAATCCGGTAGAGGTTACTGTAACTCCGGTATCTTCAACTGCACAAACAGTGAAACAATCCGTTTATTTTGTGGAAAAAAGAGATAAAACGGGGTTGTTGATTGATTTATTGCAAAATGAAAATATGAGGCGTTCACTGGTTTTTACCCGTACTAAGCATGTTGCCAATAAGCTGGTACAGCAATTGGAAGGAGTAGGGATTTTTGCTGCAGCGATTCATGGGAACAAATCCCAGACCGCAAGACAGAATGCACTTGATGATTTTAAAAGCAGTAAGATTAAAGTATTGGTAGCTACAGATATTGCCGCCAGAGGAATTGATATTGATGATCTTCCTCATGTAGTAAACTATGAGCTTCCCAATATTCCGGAAACGTATGTCCACAGGATCGGAAGAACCGGAAGGGCAGGAACGGAAGGTACCGCTATTTCATTTTGCGATACCGAAGAGCGCTTAGATCTTAAAAATATTCAAAAACTGATAGGATTCACAATGCCGGTCAGATCATTTTATAAATAA
- a CDS encoding ferritin-like domain-containing protein, with protein MATKTVSKKTSSKSASTIKGGKTPAKKTASKGLKDLFEDGLKDIYWAEKALVKNLPKMYKNATDKKLKLAIENHLLETEVHVKRLEECFKSLKKKAQAKKCDAMQGLLDEGKSIIEETKPGTVRDAGIIAAAQKVEHYEISTYGTLAAYAKVLKENVCLKNLLATLNEEKKCDKTLSKIADIGLNSKAL; from the coding sequence ATGGCAACTAAAACCGTATCAAAAAAAACATCTTCAAAATCAGCCTCAACTATAAAGGGAGGAAAAACACCAGCAAAAAAAACGGCGTCTAAAGGATTGAAAGATCTGTTTGAAGATGGGTTAAAAGACATCTATTGGGCAGAGAAGGCATTGGTAAAAAACTTACCTAAAATGTATAAAAATGCAACAGATAAAAAGCTTAAGCTCGCTATTGAAAACCACCTGCTAGAAACTGAAGTCCACGTAAAAAGACTTGAAGAGTGTTTTAAATCGTTAAAAAAGAAGGCTCAGGCGAAAAAATGTGATGCTATGCAAGGACTTCTTGATGAAGGAAAGAGTATCATAGAAGAAACTAAACCTGGCACTGTAAGGGATGCAGGCATAATAGCTGCTGCACAGAAAGTAGAACATTATGAGATTTCAACGTACGGGACACTCGCTGCCTATGCAAAAGTTCTTAAGGAAAATGTATGTTTAAAAAATCTTTTAGCAACCCTAAATGAAGAAAAAAAATGTGATAAAACACTGAGTAAAATTGCTGACATTGGACTTAATAGTAAGGCATTGTAA
- a CDS encoding CinA family protein gives MKFQQSLLDYLSTSLITMNETVSIAESVTSGLIQLAFSQMPNAKLFYKGGITTFTLPEKINFLDINRIEVEENGFETQKMANTMAVKVAESFGTDWGISSTGYAASVRNSGFKVYSFCSFSYKGEIVLSKRIELHDKTQALDAQLYYTEFILGCYKSALNQILI, from the coding sequence ATGAAATTTCAGCAAAGTTTACTTGATTATCTCAGTACTTCACTCATTACAATGAATGAAACGGTTTCTATAGCAGAAAGTGTAACCTCGGGGCTAATACAGCTGGCTTTTTCCCAAATGCCCAATGCAAAACTGTTTTACAAAGGAGGAATAACAACTTTTACCTTACCTGAAAAAATTAACTTTTTAGATATCAATAGGATTGAAGTTGAGGAAAATGGCTTTGAGACCCAAAAAATGGCAAATACAATGGCTGTAAAGGTTGCTGAATCATTTGGAACAGATTGGGGTATTTCTTCTACGGGATATGCTGCATCTGTAAGAAATTCAGGGTTTAAAGTGTATTCATTCTGCTCATTCAGTTATAAGGGGGAGATTGTGCTTTCCAAACGCATAGAACTTCATGATAAGACTCAGGCATTAGATGCGCAGTTATATTATACGGAATTTATTTTAGGATGTTATAAAAGTGCACTTAATCAGATCTTAATTTAA
- a CDS encoding pesticidal protein Cry7Aa yields the protein MVALKKDGIILRKTTLDFESEGVLNPAVIHDNGKIHLLYRALAKNNFSTIGYCILSDYKTIETRLNNPVIIPEFEYEKHGVEDPRIVKIDQLFYLTYTSYDGINALGTLAISKDLISWEKVGIIVPKILYKKFKFLTESQGEIGEKYRRFNKLPPAHKKDKEIFLWDKNVIFFPRRINGKLYFLHRIRPDIQITSIENIEDLNPDFWKDYFLHFKEHIVLSPKYEHEVSYIGGGCPPIETKHGWLLIYHGVHDTIEGYVYSACAALLDLDNPKKEISRLPYPLFKPEEEWEQKGEVNNVCFPTGAIVEGDTIHVYYGAADKRIAVASLSLSELLKELLRYIS from the coding sequence ATGGTAGCTCTGAAAAAAGACGGAATTATACTCAGAAAAACGACATTAGATTTTGAGAGTGAGGGTGTTTTAAATCCAGCAGTTATTCATGATAATGGAAAAATACATTTATTGTACAGGGCTCTTGCAAAGAATAATTTCTCCACTATCGGATACTGTATATTATCAGATTATAAGACTATAGAAACCCGGCTGAACAATCCGGTTATCATCCCCGAGTTTGAATATGAAAAACATGGTGTTGAAGATCCAAGAATCGTAAAAATCGATCAATTATTTTATCTTACCTATACCAGTTATGACGGAATTAACGCATTGGGAACACTTGCCATATCGAAGGATCTTATATCATGGGAAAAAGTAGGGATTATTGTCCCAAAAATTCTGTACAAAAAGTTTAAATTTTTGACAGAATCCCAAGGTGAAATAGGGGAAAAGTACAGACGCTTCAACAAACTCCCGCCTGCTCATAAAAAGGATAAAGAGATCTTCCTTTGGGATAAAAATGTCATATTTTTCCCAAGAAGAATTAACGGTAAGCTTTATTTTCTTCATCGCATAAGACCTGATATCCAAATTACAAGTATAGAAAACATTGAAGATCTGAATCCTGATTTCTGGAAAGATTACTTCCTTCACTTTAAAGAACATATTGTATTATCTCCTAAATATGAACACGAGGTAAGCTATATTGGCGGAGGATGTCCCCCTATAGAAACCAAGCATGGATGGCTTTTGATATACCATGGGGTACATGATACTATTGAAGGATATGTTTACAGTGCATGTGCTGCTTTACTGGATCTTGATAATCCCAAAAAGGAAATTTCAAGACTTCCTTACCCTCTTTTCAAACCTGAAGAAGAATGGGAACAGAAGGGAGAAGTAAACAATGTCTGCTTCCCTACCGGAGCCATCGTAGAAGGAGATACAATCCATGTTTACTATGGAGCAGCGGATAAAAGAATTGCAGTTGCCTCTTTAAGTCTTTCAGAATTACTGAAAGAATTACTACGGTACATATCATAA
- a CDS encoding MaoC/PaaZ C-terminal domain-containing protein — translation MIINNFTEYKALEGQMVGFSDWHTIDQNQINRFAEATLDDQWIHINEEKAKKKALLHQLLLMAICCYR, via the coding sequence ATGATCATCAATAATTTTACAGAATATAAAGCTTTGGAAGGTCAAATGGTCGGGTTTTCTGACTGGCATACCATAGATCAGAATCAAATCAACAGGTTTGCAGAGGCAACCTTAGATGACCAGTGGATTCATATCAATGAGGAAAAGGCAAAAAAGAAAGCCCTTTTACATCAACTATTGCTCATGGCTATTTGCTGTTATCGCTGA
- a CDS encoding heme oxygenase, translating to MKTIHLFQFKNSISRKHPFFKEECRLDNLNDLMAYDLMNTEKVTEFIIEVHDDFIFEDMTREDLLSMCSNAKEMIEHYFVTTMNDYDVI from the coding sequence ATGAAAACAATACATCTTTTTCAATTTAAGAATTCCATTTCCCGAAAACATCCTTTTTTTAAGGAAGAATGCAGATTAGATAATTTAAATGATTTAATGGCTTATGATCTTATGAACACTGAAAAAGTAACTGAGTTCATTATTGAGGTTCATGATGATTTTATTTTTGAAGATATGACCAGAGAAGATCTTTTATCAATGTGCAGCAATGCCAAGGAAATGATTGAGCATTATTTTGTAACAACCATGAATGACTATGACGTTATCTGA
- a CDS encoding glycosyltransferase — protein MNKNIKSDVGEKTKRRSVQSKKNTIHHKPEIIFISTFPPKVCGIATYCQDLIQSLQIKFNESFTIIICPMETGDEHYQYEKDPEYRLNTSDAISYLELADKINKNDRIQLVMLQHEFGFFTEAKNGLLLFLQNLEKDLIITFHTVLPKPDRELKEKVKEISSFCKSIIVMTGISADILSADYDIPSDKIKVIPHGTHLLPFIDKISLKTKYGFKDKKVLSTFGLLGAGKNIETTLEALPEIVSQNPDVMFLIIGKTHPGIIKYEGEKYRDFLQDTIKRLHLEKHTYFINQYLPLNELLDYLQLTNIYLFTSKDRNQAVSGTFSYAISCGCPIVSTPIPHALEVLNEDLGIIIDFEAPEQLAAAVNTLLKNETAQEKLRSNSLEKMASTAWENSSISHALLFQQYNKYKMTLHYTFPNINLSHIKNMTTDFGMIQFSKINKPDINSGYTLDDNARALIVACRHYEVSRDESDLDLISTYLNVIKFCQQPDGSFLNYVNQDKEFAQQNYETNLEDSNGRAIWALGYLLSIKAILPQLFSDEAESIIEKSLPSIDKIHSTRAMAFIIKGLHYQNSENNIPLLKKLANRLVKMYQHEKHKDWHWFESYLTYGNSVLPEALLCAWITTQDEMYKQVAIESFKFLLSKTFSKGAIKVISNKGWLQKETIKSAESIGGEQPIDVAYTILALSTFYKVFKDEKYLQMMRNAFSWFLGKNHLHQIIYNPATGGCYDGLEEKNVNLNQGAESTVSYLMARLCFPK, from the coding sequence ATGAATAAAAATATAAAATCAGACGTGGGGGAAAAGACAAAAAGACGATCTGTACAAAGTAAAAAAAACACAATTCATCATAAGCCTGAAATTATCTTTATAAGCACTTTTCCTCCTAAGGTGTGCGGTATTGCAACCTATTGCCAGGATTTAATACAATCTCTTCAGATAAAGTTCAATGAATCATTTACCATCATCATCTGCCCGATGGAAACTGGGGATGAGCATTATCAATATGAAAAAGATCCAGAATATCGCTTAAATACATCCGATGCCATATCTTATTTAGAGCTGGCTGATAAAATCAACAAAAATGACAGGATTCAACTGGTTATGCTCCAGCATGAATTTGGATTTTTCACTGAAGCTAAAAACGGGTTACTGCTTTTTCTTCAAAACTTAGAGAAAGACCTCATCATTACTTTTCACACCGTTTTGCCGAAACCGGATCGAGAATTAAAAGAAAAAGTAAAAGAAATCAGCAGTTTCTGCAAATCTATTATTGTGATGACAGGTATTTCTGCAGACATCCTTTCTGCTGATTATGATATTCCCTCTGATAAAATTAAAGTAATCCCCCATGGTACTCACCTGCTACCATTTATCGACAAAATTTCACTGAAAACAAAATACGGATTTAAAGATAAAAAGGTACTTTCAACGTTTGGTTTACTGGGTGCTGGGAAAAATATTGAAACCACTTTAGAAGCTCTGCCTGAAATCGTTTCCCAAAATCCGGATGTAATGTTCCTGATTATCGGAAAGACACATCCCGGAATCATTAAATATGAAGGAGAAAAGTACCGTGATTTTTTACAGGATACCATTAAGAGGCTTCATCTGGAAAAACATACGTACTTTATCAACCAATATCTGCCTTTGAATGAGTTGCTAGATTATCTTCAGCTTACCAATATCTATCTTTTCACTTCAAAAGACAGAAATCAGGCAGTAAGCGGTACTTTTTCCTATGCCATCAGCTGTGGATGCCCTATTGTTTCCACCCCTATTCCTCATGCTTTGGAAGTCTTAAATGAAGACCTGGGAATCATTATTGATTTTGAAGCTCCGGAACAGCTTGCTGCTGCCGTGAATACATTACTGAAAAATGAAACTGCTCAGGAAAAATTACGATCAAATAGTCTGGAAAAAATGGCTTCCACAGCCTGGGAGAATTCTTCTATTTCACACGCCTTATTATTTCAACAATACAATAAATACAAAATGACATTACACTATACATTCCCCAACATTAATCTTAGCCATATCAAAAATATGACAACGGATTTTGGAATGATCCAATTTTCTAAAATCAACAAACCTGATATCAATTCCGGGTATACTTTGGACGATAATGCCCGTGCTTTGATTGTAGCCTGCAGACATTATGAAGTAAGCAGAGATGAATCTGATCTTGACTTGATCTCAACCTACCTGAATGTAATAAAGTTTTGTCAACAACCAGATGGTAGTTTTCTCAACTATGTAAATCAAGACAAGGAATTTGCACAACAGAACTACGAAACCAACCTTGAAGATTCCAATGGTAGGGCAATCTGGGCACTGGGGTACCTTCTTTCTATAAAAGCAATCTTACCACAACTGTTTTCTGATGAAGCAGAGTCCATCATTGAAAAAAGTCTTCCGTCTATTGATAAAATTCATTCTACCCGTGCAATGGCTTTTATTATAAAGGGATTGCATTATCAAAACTCTGAAAACAATATTCCATTATTGAAAAAACTTGCCAATCGACTGGTAAAAATGTATCAGCATGAGAAACATAAAGACTGGCACTGGTTTGAAAGCTACCTGACCTATGGAAACAGTGTACTCCCTGAAGCTTTATTGTGTGCCTGGATTACAACCCAGGACGAAATGTATAAACAGGTTGCCATTGAATCATTCAAGTTTTTGCTTTCTAAAACATTTAGTAAGGGAGCCATTAAAGTAATATCCAACAAAGGATGGCTGCAAAAAGAAACGATTAAAAGTGCTGAATCAATTGGTGGTGAACAGCCTATTGATGTCGCTTATACCATATTGGCATTATCCACATTCTATAAGGTTTTTAAGGATGAAAAATACTTGCAGATGATGAGAAATGCTTTTAGTTGGTTTTTAGGAAAGAATCATTTACATCAGATTATTTATAACCCTGCAACAGGCGGATGTTATGATGGGCTTGAAGAGAAAAATGTTAATCTCAATCAGGGAGCAGAATCCACGGTAAGCTATCTTATGGCAAGGCTCTGTTTTCCAAAATAA
- a CDS encoding cold-shock protein produces MQQGTVKFFNEAKGFGFISPTDGSKDIFVHSSGLDSRSIRENDKVVFDVQKSDKGLNAVNVKLA; encoded by the coding sequence ATGCAACAAGGCACAGTAAAATTTTTCAATGAAGCAAAAGGCTTCGGATTTATTTCTCCTACAGACGGGAGTAAAGATATATTTGTACATTCTTCAGGATTAGACTCAAGATCAATCCGTGAAAATGATAAAGTCGTTTTCGATGTACAAAAGAGTGATAAAGGTTTAAATGCGGTTAATGTAAAACTGGCATAA
- a CDS encoding calcium:proton antiporter codes for MYIKKYLWMWTFLVPILAWLSYVGNFVFSSGYYSVILALFLMGSVLAAVYHSEVIAHRLGEPFGTLLLAFAITVIEVGLIISIMMGAKGLETITLARDTVFAAVMIILTGIIGSCIVIGSLRYREQSFTLQGVSTALITLTSVIIFVLILPNYTVSHLGGEYTSFQLLFIALISLGLYLGFTMIQTFRHRSFFISPENKLSKNQPVQDNHELISRKQLYISCILLLLSLGIVVLLAKLLSKDVEHIVVSAGAPKSLVGIIIAGIVLLPEGLAAFRAAKSDQIQTSLNLAFGSALASIGLSIPAIAIISVMTGIRMTLGIDIKSTILLGLSLFIITVSLATGRTNIMQGIVLIAIFLIYLFITIVP; via the coding sequence ATGTATATAAAAAAATATTTATGGATGTGGACGTTTTTGGTTCCTATTCTGGCGTGGTTATCTTATGTTGGCAATTTTGTTTTTTCATCAGGGTATTACTCTGTGATTCTTGCTTTATTTTTGATGGGGAGTGTTTTGGCAGCGGTGTATCACTCCGAAGTTATTGCCCATCGTTTGGGAGAGCCATTTGGAACTTTGCTTTTGGCATTTGCTATTACGGTCATAGAAGTAGGACTTATTATTTCTATTATGATGGGAGCAAAAGGCTTAGAAACCATTACCCTTGCCAGAGATACGGTTTTTGCTGCCGTAATGATAATCCTTACCGGAATCATTGGGAGCTGTATTGTGATAGGTTCCTTAAGATACAGAGAACAGAGCTTTACATTACAGGGGGTAAGTACGGCACTCATTACGCTCACGTCAGTGATTATTTTTGTGCTTATTCTGCCTAATTATACGGTGAGTCATCTCGGAGGCGAATATACATCCTTTCAATTGCTTTTTATCGCCTTGATTTCTTTAGGACTTTATCTTGGATTTACTATGATCCAAACATTTAGACATCGAAGCTTTTTCATTTCTCCAGAGAACAAACTATCCAAAAATCAGCCTGTACAAGACAATCATGAACTGATTTCCCGAAAACAATTGTATATCAGTTGTATATTGTTACTATTATCCCTGGGAATAGTCGTTTTACTGGCAAAGCTTCTTTCAAAGGATGTTGAGCATATAGTGGTTTCCGCAGGTGCCCCAAAATCTCTTGTAGGGATCATTATTGCAGGTATTGTTCTGCTTCCGGAAGGACTGGCTGCATTCAGAGCTGCAAAAAGTGATCAGATCCAAACCTCATTAAATCTGGCATTTGGTTCTGCTTTGGCCAGCATCGGACTCAGTATTCCGGCCATAGCCATTATATCTGTAATGACCGGTATAAGAATGACATTAGGGATAGATATTAAGTCAACAATACTTTTGGGACTATCTCTTTTTATTATAACTGTTTCACTGGCAACAGGCAGAACTAATATCATGCAGGGGATTGTACTGATCGCTATATTTTTAATTTATCTTTTTATTACAATCGTACCATAA